A window from Branchiostoma lanceolatum isolate klBraLanc5 chromosome 9, klBraLanc5.hap2, whole genome shotgun sequence encodes these proteins:
- the LOC136441795 gene encoding cytochrome P450 2U1-like isoform X2, whose translation MYTRTMFSAHSSELSVQTIAVFFVVLLTLLAFFKRRNNLPPSPRGSWPVVGHLLSLGRAPHLKLTEWRQQYGDVYTVRMGMEDVVVLNGYRAIKEVLVDYKDAFSCRPNVYTLNLLTSFGKDIAFSTFNQAYKEKRKFAFSALRNLGMRMGPGSMEENIRDEARQLCLKLSEYGGAHPRDVTDNLTVSVANIICSMVFGKRYDYDDVKFLELIKVVNKLIAQLGASQLMTVFPFLRFVPGVNSTNRILVECSNEVTTFIRQEIAKHRENLDSENPRDFIDMLLCELQTQGKTDCFTEENIVWIIQDMFIAGMETTATTLRWGLLYMVLCPEEQRKVQAELDSVLGTDHDVPTLAHRSQLPYTEATIIEIQRIRAIVPLSVPHAATEDTAFRGYDIPAGTQVLPNLWSANMDPEFWPDPDKFDPRRFLDSDGKVVSRPESFLPFSTGRRVCLGEQLAKMELFLLFSSLMKQFTFELPEGAAAPSTDGTIGITLVPPTVNMCISQR comes from the exons ATGTATACAAG GACAATGTTTTCTGCGCACTCGTCAGAACTCTCCGTCCAGACCATCGCGGTGTTTTTCGTCGTTCTCCTTACCCTACTCGCCTTCTTCAAACGACGTAACAACCTCCCACCGTCACCGAGAGGGAGCTGGCCTGTAGTCGGCCACCTGTTGTCCCTTGGCCGAGCGCCCCACCTGAAGCTTACGGAGTGGAGGCAGCAGTATGGCGACGTGTACACTGTTAGAATGGGGATGGAAGACGTGGTGGTTCTGAACGGCTACCGGGCCATCAAAGAGGTGCTTGTGGACTACAAGGACGCTTTCTCCTGCCGGCCAAACGTCTACACGCTGAATCTGTTAACTAGCTTTGGAAAAG ACATCGCGTTCTCAACTTTCAACCAAGCCTACAAAGAAAAACGCAAGTTTGCCTTCAGTGCGCTGAGAAACCTGGGAATGAGAATGGGACCGGGCAGTATGGAAGAAAATATCAGGGACGAGGCTCGTCAGCTCTGTCTGAAG TTGTCCGAGTACGGGGGCGCACACccacgtgacgtcaccgacaaCCTGACTGTGTCAGTCGCCAACATCATCTGCTCCATGGTCTTCGGAAAACGCTACGACTACGATGATGTCAAGTTTCTGGAACTGATCAAGGTCGTGAACAAGCTAATCGCCCAACTCGGAGCTAGTCAGCTGATGACGGTGTTTCCCTTTCTGCGATTTGTACCGGGAG taaATTCAACAAACAGGATTCTTGTCGAATGCAGTAACGAGGTCACCACCTTCATTCGACAAGAAATTGCAAAGCATCGCGAGAACCTGGACAGCGAGAATCCACGAGATTTCATCGACATGCTCCTTTGCGAACTACAGACCCAAGGCAAGACTGACTGCTTTACAGAAGAGAACATTGTGTGGATAATTCAAGATATGTTTATAGCAGGAATGGAGACCACAGCAACCACCCTACGATGGGGTCTTCTCTACATGGTTCTGTGTCCAGAGGAGCAGCGGAAG GTCCAAGCTGAGCTGGACAGTGTCCTTGGAACAGACCACGACGTGCCCACCCTAGCCCACAGGTCCCAGCTCCCGTATACCGAGGCTACTATCATTGAGATCCAGCGCATCAGGGCCATCGTTCCCCTCAGTGTGCCTCACGCTGCAACCGAGGACACGGCTTTCCGAGGCTATGACATCCCAGCGGGAACGCAG GTCCTTCCCAACCTGTGGTCAGCTAATATGGACCCGGAATTCTGGCCGGACCCAGACAAGTTTGACCCCCGTCGGTTCCTGGACTCTGACGGAAAGGTGGTCAGCAGGCCGGAATCCTTCTTGCCTTTTTCTACAG GCCGACGTGTCTGCCTCGGCGAGCAGCTGGCTAAGATGGAGCTCTTTCTGCTCTTCTCTTCCCTGATGAAGCAGTTCACCTTCGAGTTGCCAGAGGGCGCCGCTGCACCCTCGACCGATGGCACCATAGGAATAACCTTGGTCCCACCAACAGTGAATATGTGCATCTCTCAGCGCTAG
- the LOC136441795 gene encoding cytochrome P450 2B1-like isoform X1, which produces MSLREHIVYLVSVWAGTLDCLVGREGRCHWMHQWFTKEERDNAGERLLKNSDRLCLGVYCEGGSEFRSRAGTTCKHVPFSYPCRQVGRSENPTQGLLHEALWVCPRDSLYYCMRITDTRTLIARTMFSAHSSELSVQTIAVFFVVLLTLLAFFKRRNNLPPSPRGSWPVVGHLLSLGRAPHLKLTEWRQQYGDVYTVRMGMEDVVVLNGYRAIKEVLVDYKDAFSCRPNVYTLNLLTSFGKDIAFSTFNQAYKEKRKFAFSALRNLGMRMGPGSMEENIRDEARQLCLKLSEYGGAHPRDVTDNLTVSVANIICSMVFGKRYDYDDVKFLELIKVVNKLIAQLGASQLMTVFPFLRFVPGVNSTNRILVECSNEVTTFIRQEIAKHRENLDSENPRDFIDMLLCELQTQGKTDCFTEENIVWIIQDMFIAGMETTATTLRWGLLYMVLCPEEQRKVQAELDSVLGTDHDVPTLAHRSQLPYTEATIIEIQRIRAIVPLSVPHAATEDTAFRGYDIPAGTQVLPNLWSANMDPEFWPDPDKFDPRRFLDSDGKVVSRPESFLPFSTGRRVCLGEQLAKMELFLLFSSLMKQFTFELPEGAAAPSTDGTIGITLVPPTVNMCISQR; this is translated from the exons ATGTCCTTGAGGGAACATATTGTTTACTTAGTGTCAGTTTGGGCAGGTACGTTAGATTGCTTGGTAGGTCGGGAAGGTCGTTGCCATTGGATGCATCAATGGTTCACAAAAGAGGAGCGTGACAATGCAGGGGAACGGCTTTTAAAGAATTCGGATCGGCTATGCCTCGGTGTTTATTGTGAGGGAGGGTCAGAGTTCAGATCCAGAGCTGGTACAACCTGTAAACACGTCCCATTTAGTTACCCCTGTAGGCAAGTCGGGCGCAGCGAAAACCCAACGCAAGGTCTTCTCCACGAAGCTCTCTGGGTGTGTCCTCGCGATTCCTTGTATTACTGTATGCGTATTACAGATACACGTACTCTGATAGCAAG GACAATGTTTTCTGCGCACTCGTCAGAACTCTCCGTCCAGACCATCGCGGTGTTTTTCGTCGTTCTCCTTACCCTACTCGCCTTCTTCAAACGACGTAACAACCTCCCACCGTCACCGAGAGGGAGCTGGCCTGTAGTCGGCCACCTGTTGTCCCTTGGCCGAGCGCCCCACCTGAAGCTTACGGAGTGGAGGCAGCAGTATGGCGACGTGTACACTGTTAGAATGGGGATGGAAGACGTGGTGGTTCTGAACGGCTACCGGGCCATCAAAGAGGTGCTTGTGGACTACAAGGACGCTTTCTCCTGCCGGCCAAACGTCTACACGCTGAATCTGTTAACTAGCTTTGGAAAAG ACATCGCGTTCTCAACTTTCAACCAAGCCTACAAAGAAAAACGCAAGTTTGCCTTCAGTGCGCTGAGAAACCTGGGAATGAGAATGGGACCGGGCAGTATGGAAGAAAATATCAGGGACGAGGCTCGTCAGCTCTGTCTGAAG TTGTCCGAGTACGGGGGCGCACACccacgtgacgtcaccgacaaCCTGACTGTGTCAGTCGCCAACATCATCTGCTCCATGGTCTTCGGAAAACGCTACGACTACGATGATGTCAAGTTTCTGGAACTGATCAAGGTCGTGAACAAGCTAATCGCCCAACTCGGAGCTAGTCAGCTGATGACGGTGTTTCCCTTTCTGCGATTTGTACCGGGAG taaATTCAACAAACAGGATTCTTGTCGAATGCAGTAACGAGGTCACCACCTTCATTCGACAAGAAATTGCAAAGCATCGCGAGAACCTGGACAGCGAGAATCCACGAGATTTCATCGACATGCTCCTTTGCGAACTACAGACCCAAGGCAAGACTGACTGCTTTACAGAAGAGAACATTGTGTGGATAATTCAAGATATGTTTATAGCAGGAATGGAGACCACAGCAACCACCCTACGATGGGGTCTTCTCTACATGGTTCTGTGTCCAGAGGAGCAGCGGAAG GTCCAAGCTGAGCTGGACAGTGTCCTTGGAACAGACCACGACGTGCCCACCCTAGCCCACAGGTCCCAGCTCCCGTATACCGAGGCTACTATCATTGAGATCCAGCGCATCAGGGCCATCGTTCCCCTCAGTGTGCCTCACGCTGCAACCGAGGACACGGCTTTCCGAGGCTATGACATCCCAGCGGGAACGCAG GTCCTTCCCAACCTGTGGTCAGCTAATATGGACCCGGAATTCTGGCCGGACCCAGACAAGTTTGACCCCCGTCGGTTCCTGGACTCTGACGGAAAGGTGGTCAGCAGGCCGGAATCCTTCTTGCCTTTTTCTACAG GCCGACGTGTCTGCCTCGGCGAGCAGCTGGCTAAGATGGAGCTCTTTCTGCTCTTCTCTTCCCTGATGAAGCAGTTCACCTTCGAGTTGCCAGAGGGCGCCGCTGCACCCTCGACCGATGGCACCATAGGAATAACCTTGGTCCCACCAACAGTGAATATGTGCATCTCTCAGCGCTAG
- the LOC136441795 gene encoding cytochrome P450 2U1-like isoform X3, translating to MFSAHSSELSVQTIAVFFVVLLTLLAFFKRRNNLPPSPRGSWPVVGHLLSLGRAPHLKLTEWRQQYGDVYTVRMGMEDVVVLNGYRAIKEVLVDYKDAFSCRPNVYTLNLLTSFGKDIAFSTFNQAYKEKRKFAFSALRNLGMRMGPGSMEENIRDEARQLCLKLSEYGGAHPRDVTDNLTVSVANIICSMVFGKRYDYDDVKFLELIKVVNKLIAQLGASQLMTVFPFLRFVPGVNSTNRILVECSNEVTTFIRQEIAKHRENLDSENPRDFIDMLLCELQTQGKTDCFTEENIVWIIQDMFIAGMETTATTLRWGLLYMVLCPEEQRKVQAELDSVLGTDHDVPTLAHRSQLPYTEATIIEIQRIRAIVPLSVPHAATEDTAFRGYDIPAGTQVLPNLWSANMDPEFWPDPDKFDPRRFLDSDGKVVSRPESFLPFSTGRRVCLGEQLAKMELFLLFSSLMKQFTFELPEGAAAPSTDGTIGITLVPPTVNMCISQR from the exons ATGTTTTCTGCGCACTCGTCAGAACTCTCCGTCCAGACCATCGCGGTGTTTTTCGTCGTTCTCCTTACCCTACTCGCCTTCTTCAAACGACGTAACAACCTCCCACCGTCACCGAGAGGGAGCTGGCCTGTAGTCGGCCACCTGTTGTCCCTTGGCCGAGCGCCCCACCTGAAGCTTACGGAGTGGAGGCAGCAGTATGGCGACGTGTACACTGTTAGAATGGGGATGGAAGACGTGGTGGTTCTGAACGGCTACCGGGCCATCAAAGAGGTGCTTGTGGACTACAAGGACGCTTTCTCCTGCCGGCCAAACGTCTACACGCTGAATCTGTTAACTAGCTTTGGAAAAG ACATCGCGTTCTCAACTTTCAACCAAGCCTACAAAGAAAAACGCAAGTTTGCCTTCAGTGCGCTGAGAAACCTGGGAATGAGAATGGGACCGGGCAGTATGGAAGAAAATATCAGGGACGAGGCTCGTCAGCTCTGTCTGAAG TTGTCCGAGTACGGGGGCGCACACccacgtgacgtcaccgacaaCCTGACTGTGTCAGTCGCCAACATCATCTGCTCCATGGTCTTCGGAAAACGCTACGACTACGATGATGTCAAGTTTCTGGAACTGATCAAGGTCGTGAACAAGCTAATCGCCCAACTCGGAGCTAGTCAGCTGATGACGGTGTTTCCCTTTCTGCGATTTGTACCGGGAG taaATTCAACAAACAGGATTCTTGTCGAATGCAGTAACGAGGTCACCACCTTCATTCGACAAGAAATTGCAAAGCATCGCGAGAACCTGGACAGCGAGAATCCACGAGATTTCATCGACATGCTCCTTTGCGAACTACAGACCCAAGGCAAGACTGACTGCTTTACAGAAGAGAACATTGTGTGGATAATTCAAGATATGTTTATAGCAGGAATGGAGACCACAGCAACCACCCTACGATGGGGTCTTCTCTACATGGTTCTGTGTCCAGAGGAGCAGCGGAAG GTCCAAGCTGAGCTGGACAGTGTCCTTGGAACAGACCACGACGTGCCCACCCTAGCCCACAGGTCCCAGCTCCCGTATACCGAGGCTACTATCATTGAGATCCAGCGCATCAGGGCCATCGTTCCCCTCAGTGTGCCTCACGCTGCAACCGAGGACACGGCTTTCCGAGGCTATGACATCCCAGCGGGAACGCAG GTCCTTCCCAACCTGTGGTCAGCTAATATGGACCCGGAATTCTGGCCGGACCCAGACAAGTTTGACCCCCGTCGGTTCCTGGACTCTGACGGAAAGGTGGTCAGCAGGCCGGAATCCTTCTTGCCTTTTTCTACAG GCCGACGTGTCTGCCTCGGCGAGCAGCTGGCTAAGATGGAGCTCTTTCTGCTCTTCTCTTCCCTGATGAAGCAGTTCACCTTCGAGTTGCCAGAGGGCGCCGCTGCACCCTCGACCGATGGCACCATAGGAATAACCTTGGTCCCACCAACAGTGAATATGTGCATCTCTCAGCGCTAG